Genomic window (Vigna unguiculata cultivar IT97K-499-35 chromosome 10, ASM411807v1, whole genome shotgun sequence):
CAAGAAGGGTTATAAATAGGGGTAGAATGAATGGGAAAGGAAAAAGGGGATTgacaatgaagaaaaaaagaagaaggaaaaaatgTTCAAGAAGTTACTCACAGAGTAGCTACAAATTTTTGGGATATATCTTCCACAATAACTAAGGTAAGAGAAGGAGACATTTATCACCTTATTCTGTtacttttattatcttttcatctattcataattatttttatttctatatttaccttaagtgaggtgtccacaacctcattttaatttatattttagttcacattgttatttatttatttatattcatttcaaGTTATGcactagtcctatttatttaatttatatttactctaatttatttatttatatttatcaccAGACACGTATTGgtcctctttatttattatatttatttttatttatgcactaatcctatttatttacttatacaattatatgatttaatatcaaaataaaaattatgataaataaagatttgattattgtagttggaggtatgacgtTGGGGATTTAAATGAGTGgatattactcaagatgagatgttcttgggTTACTTTGTTGACCATGATGAGGCTCATTTATCTTTACTAGTCagtacaaaattaatcaaaatttttataaaatatgataaaaaacaCAGTTCATGAACTTGAAAgatttttatgtgatatttgtctcacttattttatgattgtgtataaaaaaatcttataatctCATTGTAGATGGTTGCCCCTAACATGTCTGACTCATTCTTTGCCAATATCGTAGCAGTCTTTCCAAGAAATGCATGGTAGGCAAATGCGGTAAATAATTTGGTAACATTTAAGGAACATGAAATTCTAGCATTACATTCCTAAATGCTCCAAATGCACTAGTTATCCTTGAAGGATAGATTGAAGTCACTTTTTATTTACCCTCAATAGTCTAAATGAATCTTATCCATAACCTTTTTTCTCCACATGTTTGAACGCTAGGTTTATTGATAgtataatttatgatatatttgcCTCTCAGTTCCATAGGTATAttatagtataaataaaatatttgcataGGTATATTTTGCATAGGTTTATTGATAGTATAATTTATGGATGTTACAATTCTCTCCTACTAATAGAAATTTTGTccttgatattttattttttattgactaAAATAAATGAGGGTAAATgtctcttattttcttttctaattccTATGTAATATCTTCATTAGCTTCATTCCAAATGACTTTTACTAAAGGGATTTGTCTACCTCTCAGTTTCATGACCTTCTTGTCCAAAATTTGTACATGCATTGCGTTAAATGTaaggttattctttaattgtactgTATCTGGTATTATCACATGAGATggatcataaatatattttattaattgagaCGCATGAAAGACATTATGAAGATTAGAACGGAAAGGGGTAAACTATTGTTataggtgaactcaatcaaagGCAAGCATCGATCCCACCCATAAGAATCTTCTAACACACAAGCTCTTAGCAAATCTTCCAAAGATTGAATGGTTCTCTCTGATTGTCCATTTACTTTCATCCACAAATCCTATAAAAAGAAGAACACAAATCATCCTTTGATTCACTAAAATCCATTATTTCACTCTCCCTCAAATCAATCGCCACACGTGAACACATCCTATGTTAGTGGggacaattaaaaaatatttaggtctTAATCAATCAACacttaaaagtaaaagtaagaAATGAAGGGGAGCAAAATTAGGtggaaaatatataagattaaagagaaaaaaaataatttttttcatatatttgataataattttaacaaaaccaGGGGAGCGCTTGCCCATGCACAACTACATATACGTCCGTTAGTGCCTCTAAATACTAATTCTAAGCTGGAGGACCAACAAATTCATCATTCTACATTGTTGTATCTCTTACATATTGGTGAATGATTATTCTTCAAAGTTTATAAAATCTAACATGTCCTCCGAAAAATCTAGGTATATACAATCGTCTCTTTTGTTGTCAAATTCAGAAGCAGCAATATCGTTTGAAAATGACGTGTCCAAGTTTTTAGGTATATCAAAAGAATTAACATCCAATGCTATCGTACTTGTTATATTTGTATCCATGTTACTTTCCTTGTTTGTATCCCTCTTTTGTGTTTCATCATTATTTGCCACAATAGAAGAAAAGTCGATATTGCCTTCATTACAAGCCATTTGTTTTACATGGTCAACCATATCTCTCTTGGTCGTAATCACATTATAAGAAGGGGCAATAACTTCCCCATTACATTTTGCAACAAGAGTAACATCTGTATCACTGGGAAATGAATGAATTATGGGATGTGTTGTTGAAACATAATTAGTTGAAATTTGTGATTCCTTGAGTGTAGGGTTTATGACCAACGATTGAGTTGATGCATCAAAGGATCCAAAATCTACTTTGTTATTAGGAGACGATAGCGACATATTTGTACCTAGAAATAAGGAGAAAGTAAAATTCTAGTTGCTAATATATGAAAACTTAATGGTATACATTATACAAACATAAAGTAATCATACATTGGAGTTGCATCTTCTTCCCAGGTTTTCTACCACGAGGTTTCTTAGCAACTACAGACCCATTTGCGGTCGaaatttcttttctcttcttgtCAAACACTCCAATCATAGGTGATGACAAGTTTTTATTGTCCGTGGGTTTAATTGGCAAGGACATTGTATTTTGCATAGGAAAAATGATAGTACTAGAAGCAACtaacaaaaggagaaaaaaacaataggttaaaagaggaaaagaactcaaaaattttaaaaacaaataacaataatcacaatttaattcattaataaCCATAAAATCTATGCACCTACCTGGAGTAGTTCTAATAGATTTTTCCACTGGACGAGCAATTGCAGAATTTGTGATGATGGTTGTGACATTAGACATGGGTGATCTTGCATTGAAACTAACCATACCATTCTGAATGTCTTGCAACAACTTTTGGATTCTATTTTTCTCTTGCATCACCATGACCTTTTCTTCCTCCAACCGTGTATGTTGTTtcttcaataatatatattgatttagTATTTCCTCCAAACTCAACACATTCTGGAACgccaacaaaacaaaattaatgagAAGAGTgtgataaattatgaaaaaaaaaattaagaaaggataatgatattttgactcacTTTTTTAACTTACTTTTAACTCATCACTCCAATCACCcttcaattatctatttttatttttgttaatggtGTGATGTGATGCTCTAAAAGGGATTAGATTGGTGAGTTAAAAGtcggtcaaaatatcattatctttacTAAAATgaccaaaaagtaaaaaataaaaaaatatagaaaaaatacgATGAATAACCGTGTTTGATGGTCGAGCAGCAAAGAGTGGCAAAGCTTCGTTCCGAAAGGTGGCCCTCGTTTGGTAGAATTGGTTGC
Coding sequences:
- the LOC114165164 gene encoding uncharacterized protein LOC114165164, translating into MDNVSQPLIAFIVDQYLCRNQFYQTRATFRNEALPLFAARPSNTNVLSLEEILNQYILLKKQHTRLEEEKVMVMQEKNRIQKLLQDIQNGMVSFNARSPMSNVTTIITNSAIARPVEKSIRTTPVASSTIIFPMQNTMSLPIKPTDNKNLSSPMIGVFDKKRKEISTANGSVVAKKPRGRKPGKKMQLQCTNMSLSSPNNKVDFGSFDASTQSLVINPTLKESQISTNYVSTTHPIIHSFPSDTDVTLVAKCNGEVIAPSYNVITTKRDMVDHVKQMACNEGNIDFSSIVANNDETQKRDTNKESNMDTNITSTIALDVNSFDIPKNLDTSFSNDIAASEFDNKRDDCIYLDFSEDMLDFINFEE